ACCAAATCCCAACACTCTTCCATGGTGTTTGAAGCTGAAACCTCGACCCCGGTATATTTACCCGCTTTCATGGAGTCTACTGCCATACGTGTGTGCCATAACCAAGGTGTAGAAATCACCACAGCGTCTATCTCCTTAAGCTCCAATAGGTTCCTATAATCATAATCGTTCGCTCCAAATATCAAGGGGTCTTTTGCTCCTTCTTTTGTGATAAGGTCTTTCGCAATGGAAATCCTCTTTGGGTCAATATCGCAAATAGCCTCCACGTTGATATCTTTACGAAGCAACAAGTTTTGAAGATGGTTCGTTCCCCTTAATCCAACTCCTATCAAGGCTACATTCAATTTATCAGCAGGACTATAAAGTTTGCTCGCAAAGCTTGGAACCGCAAATAAACCTGCTCCCGCGATTGATGTATTTCTGATAAAATTTCGTCTCGTGCCCATATTAAAACAGTGTTGTTGGTTTGGATTAGTAAATTATGAAAAACTTAGGGATCCTTTTACAAGATTACCCTAATTTCGTTGCCGTACAACCAAAATAAAATTGATTTAGCCAAGCAATTCTTATTTTTGCACCCTAAAACAGTAACCATGACACTACTTTTAATGGCTGCCGGAAGCGGTAGCAGATATGGAAAATTAAAACAGTTTGACGAGTTAGGACCAAAGGAGGAATTCCTCATGGAATTTGCCATCTATGACGCCATCAAAAATGATTTCAGTCAGATTGTCGTCATTACGAAGGCGGCCAATGTCACTTTCTTGAACGACTACCTCAGCGCCCGACTCCCTAAAAACATTAGACTAGATGTTCTAGCACAGGAAATTACGGATTTACCTTCTGGGGTTACCTTTACCGGGGAGCGTAAAAAACCTTGGGGAACCGCACATGCGGTATGGACGGCGAGAAACGTAATAAACGGACCTTTTGTAGTCATCAATGCCGATGATTTTTATGGGCAATCTGCCTACAAAAGGGCAGCCGATTTTATGAAATCTAATGAAAATGACTATTGCTTATTGGGCTATACCTTAAAAGACACCTTATCTGAACATGGATCGGTCTCTAGAGGGGTCTGTAAAGTTTCTGGTGATAATTTACTTTCGGTAGAAGAGCGATTAAAATTGATTCAAAAAGGCGATGTGGTTCTTGATGAAGACACAGGATTAGAATTTTCGGGAGAGGAGCAGGCCAGTATGAATTTTTGGGTCTGTAGACCATCAATTTTTGACAAAATAGAATCCGAATTCAGAATCTTCTTAAAGGACGAAGACCGTATAGCAAACAGCGAACTTTATATTCCGCTAATGATCCAAGAAATGCTCCAGGGCAAGGAAATAAACGTAAAATGTATCCCTTCTGGTAGTGAATGGTTCGGCGTTACCTATGCCAGCGACAAGGAGAAGGCTATGGGAAGTCTTCTGAAAAAAACCAAGGAAGGTCAGTACACATCTCCCTTATGGAACTAGAGAATAGCAATTATACCCTAGAAGAATTACATATTGTTCTAGGGTATTTTTCTATTGACGCGGCTTCTTTTCATGTAAAGACCTTAACTGCTGGATACATCAACGACACCTTTCTGGTATCCAAAACCGATAGACCCCTATATATTTTTCAACGTATTAACCATACTGTTTTCGCGGATATTGATGGTTTAATGCAAAACGTATCAAGCGCTCTTAAGGTACTCAATGCTCGTGACTACACTCAAATAAAGCTTGTCTCGACACCCTCCGGCCAATACCATATCAAAGTTATGAATGGATACTGGCGTTTAATGACTTTTATTCCGAATAGCACCACATTTAATACCACTACTAAAGCTACAATAGCTTTTGAAGCAGGGCGAATAGTGGGTAAATTCCATGATTTGTTACAACATGAAAAACCTTCGGCATATGCTGATACTATTCCTAGATTTCATGATTTATCCTATAGGTCCGCTGCGTTTAACAGTGCCCTCGAAAATGCTCATTCATCTAAGCTGGAAATAGCCCAAGAAGACATTAGTTATGCGCGGACTACCTTACAAAAACTAAAGGCTATTGAAGTGGATAAACTCAAGGTTCGCATTTGCCATAACGATACCAAACTAAACAATATCCTTTTCTCCAAAAAAACCAATAAAGCCCTTTCTCTGATAGACTTGGATACTATTATGAAGGGTTATTTCTTTTATGATTTTGGAGATGCCGTACGCACTATTGTCAATACGGCACCCGAAGACGAACAGGACCACAGTAAAATTACATTTTGTTTAGATCTCTTTGAAGCTTTTGTAAAGGGCCTCTCGGACAATTCATCTTTTCTCACAAAGGAGGAGTTGAAATCTTTGCCTTTAGGAGTTGTTTTTATGCCCTTTATCCATGGTTTAAGAGCCTTGACCGATTACTTGAACAACAATAAATATTATAAAGTTTCTTATGAGAATCAAAATTTAGACCGTTGTAGGAGTCTGTTTTCTTTTTCTGAAAAAGCATGGGGCAATCAGAAAGAAATACAGCGTATTCTAGCCAGTCATTTTCCGGCACTACAGGCATAGTGATACCAGAAAAGTTTACCAAACACTTTTCGTAGAATGATAATTATCAAATGAGAATGCCCTAAAAACCTTCCTAAACTAAAAAGAGTCCGATTAATTAAAATCAGACTCTTTTACGAGAACACTATATGAAAATGAAAAATTATAATTCGCTTTTATTGTCATAGTGAAGGTACTTTCTTTCCTTACTATTTTAAACTAATTGTTGTGAACTTGAAGAAAAATGTGGTGAAAACCATCTTTTTTGATATCTAGACATCTTTTGAGCGACATATACCCTTTTTTAATAAAGAGGATACAAAAGAGCCGATGCGAACATCGGCTCTAACTAACTCAAAAAATATGAACGTATGTTCTGCAGAACAGTTCAAAAGTACGTTCTCTTTATAGGTTCAGTGTTAAGAGAATCTAAGGAGTGTGTTATCTTATTTAAATGCCTGATGCCCCGTAATGTCGGCACCTGTGATAAGAAGGTGAATATCATGAGTCCCCTCATAGGTTATAACACTCTCTAGATTCATCATATGGCGCATGATGCTATATTCTCCGGTTATGCCCATACCGCCAAGCACTTGTCTTGCCTCTCGAGCAATTTTAATGGCCATGTCCACATTGTTCCGTTTGGCCATGGATATTTGTGCAGTGGTGGCGCTACCTTCATTTTTTAACTGACCTAACCTAAAGGCAAGCAATTGTGCTTTTGTAATCTCCGTAATCATTTCCGCCAGCTTTTTTTGTTGTAGTTGCATAGCCGCTATGGGCTTGCCGAACTGCACTCTTTCCTTTGCATAGCGCAGTGCCGTATCATAACAGTCCATAGCCGCTCCGATAGCTCCCCAAGCAATACCGTACCTTGCAGAATCTAAACATCCCAAAGGAGCACCAAGACCCGTTTTGTTCGGCAACAAATTTTCTTTAGGCACCTTAACGTTGTCAAAAATCAACTCTCCCGTGGCAGATGCCCTAAGTGACCATTTGTTATGGGTTTCTGGGGTTGAAAATCCTTCCATTCCTCTTTCTACGATTAAACCGTGTATTCTACCCTCTTCATTTTTGGCCCATACCACGGCAATATCAGCGAAAGGAGAGTTAGATATCCAAAGTTTGGCACCGTTTAAAAGATAATGGTCGCCCATATCCTTGTATTTTGTTTCCATACCGCCTGGGTTAGACCCGTGATTAGGTTCCGTAAGACCAAAACAGCCCATCATCTCTCCGCTCGCCAATTTTGGTAAATATTTTTTTCGCTGCTCCTCCGTACCATAAGTATAAATGGGGTACATCACTAAAGAAGATTGCACGGAAGCGGTAGATCGCACACCGCTATCGCCACGTTCAATTTCCTGCATGATAAGTCCGTAACTTATTTGGTCCAATCCCGCACCACCATATTCCACAGGAATGTAAGGTCCAAATGCCCCTATTTCCGCAAGACCATCTATAATTTGATTAGGGAATTCCGCCTTTTGAGCATATTCCTCTATAATGGGAGAAATGTCTCTCTTTACCCATTGACGGGCTGCATCCCTAACAAGAAGGTGCTCTTCAGAAAGTAAATCGTCTAGGTTATAATAATCAGGAGCTTCAAATAAATCAGGTCTCATAAGCAATATTTTTATCAAAGGTAATTAAAGAAATATAACGATTCAACACGCTATTGTTACATTTTTAAGTAAAACGCATTGGTCAGCGCTTTGTACTCCAACGTGTATTCGTGTCTTTTTATTTCAATATATAACTCCTTGATAGTCGGGTTGACCTTAGTAAAACTAAACTCAAGCAGTGACCTTTTTGTTTTGGATATACTATTACCCTTTACATGTAGTATGCGTGTCGGATATAACCCATAGTCATGAGCCAATTCTAAAAATTTCCGCTCTTCCTTAAACGGTATAACGACCGAGAAGATGCCCGCCGGTGAAAGAAGTTTTGAAATGCTTTCTACCAATTCGTCAAACGGTAGCGAACTGTTTTGTCTAGCGGTATCCCTAGAACTGTTTCCACTAGAAACATCCTCTTTGTAAAATGGCGGGTTAGAAACAATTAAATCGTATTGCTCTTCGATTTCATCAACCATTTCATCTAGACCGGCATGATAACAGAAAAGACGATCTCCCCAGGGAGATGCTTCAAAATTATCTACACATTGTTCGTAAGCGTCCGCATCAATTTCTATGGCATCGATAGTGTCGGCATTACTTCTTTGAGCCAGCATTAAGGCAATAAGTCCGGTCCCTGCTCCAATATCCAGAATAGAGCTAGGGTTATTCTCTACAGAGACCCACGCGCCAAGTAGTACGCCGTCCGTGCCAATTTTCATGGCACAACGGTCTTGATTTACGGTAAACTCTTTAAATCTAAAAGGTTCGCTCATTCTAACTGTCCCGCCATTCTGGTTTCAGAACCTTCCAACTCCAATAAAGCATCTCCTAGACGGTAGCGCATATTATTGGCCAATACTTTTATTTTATTAACGACTTCAGGATTCTGCTCGGCCACATTTTTGGTTTCGCTTTTATCGATTGCCAAGTCATAAAGTTCAATTTCCTCCATGTCGACCATTCTATAATCACCGGGCAGACCGTCCTTTCCTAATTCTTGCCCATCCATGGTTCTATAGCGATGTGGAAAATACAATTTCCATTTTCCATAGCGAACCCCAAAGAGTTCATTAACCCTATAGTAAAAGAAATAGGCCTCCTGAGGACTTTTATTTTCTTCGCCTGTTAAAACTTTCAATACGCTTTTGCCATCAATGATTTGTTCAGGCAAGGTAGCTCCCGTCTCTTCTGCTAAAGTGGGAAGAATGTCTATTGCCATAACAGGAACATCAATTGTACTCCCTGCGGGTATAGCCTTTGGATATTTTATGATAAACGGTTCTCGTTGACCGCCTTCCCAAGCGGTTCCCTTACCCTCTCTAAGCGGAAAAGCACTACCCGCATGATTACCATAAGATAGCCATGGTCCGTTATCCGATGTGAAAATGACTATGGTATTTTCTTCTAAATTATTAACTTTCAATTCGTTCATTATCTGGCCAACAGACCAATCTATTTCCATAATCACATCTCCATATAGCCCCCTACTGGATTTACCTTTGAATTTATCCGAAACGAACAAGGGCACATGTGGTTGCGGATGGGGAACGTAAAGAAAGAAGGGATTGTCTTTATTCTTTTTAATGAAAGAAACGCTACGTTCTGTTATTTGAGTGGTTAATTGTGATTGTTCTTCCAAAGTATCTATAACCGTCTCGTTCTCATATAGAGGTAAGTCTGGAAAATTAAAAATAGGCCCTTGCTGTGGATGGTAAGGCCACATATCATTAGAGTACGGAATTCCGAACCACTCATCAAAACCATGTCTGGTAGGCAAAAACTTTTCATGGTGTCCCAAATGCCATTTTCCAAAAATTGCGGTGGCATATCCTTTTGCTTTCAACATTTCCGCCAAGGTAGTTTCCGAAGCGTTAATACCGTGCGTATTCCCTGGACCCAAAGCATTATGTATACCGATACGATTAGGGTAGCAGCCTGTTAAGATTCCCGCTCTAGACGCAGAACATACGGCCTGTGCCGCATAGTAACTTGTGAGCATAGCGCCCTCTCTTGCCATCTGGTCCAAGTTTGGCGTGGCTATATCTTTGGCACCAAAAACACCCACATCGTTATAGCCTTGGTCATCCGTAAAAATGAGAACTACATTAGGAGGCCTTTCTTTGGTTTCTTGTTTTGGTTTCTTATCCGCACAACCTATACTAGAGCCCGTTAAAAATATGAGGACAAGAGCGGATAGCAAGTATTTTCTTCCCGGTTTGGTTAATTTATCCAGCATTGAAATTCGGTATAATTCTACTCTTTGCATCATTTAAATAGCTCCTGCCGATGGTATATCTTATTCCCCCTACCTCAACGCTATTACCTTCAACAACACTTACTTTGTCTATAGCTATGGTATAAGAACGATGAATTCGTAAAAAGAGATCCGATGGCAGCTCGTCCGTGAAACTACTTAATGTTCTATGAATAATAAACTTTGCCGTAGGAGTAATAATCCTTATGTAATCCTTTAAACTTTCTACCACCATAATCTCATCTAGATATACCTTTTGGAGTTTCTTCTTATCTACCTTAACAAAAATACTAGGCTTTTCCTTTTTTCTAAGGCTCTTAGATGTAACCATTCCCTGTTTTAGACCAATAATCCTATCGACCGATTTTAAGAATCTGGGTAGGGAAATGGGTTTGACCAGATAGTCTATTGCCTCTAGTTCAAAACTTTTTAATGCGTGCTCCTCATGGGCCGTTGTCATAATTACAAAAGGCTTCTTGTGAAGAGTGCTCAAGAATTCTAAACCATCTAAATAAGGCATGTTGATATCAAGGAACATGATATCTATGTCATTATCGTTATCCCTTAAAAAAGAGGAGGCGTCCATGGCATTGGAAAATGTGGCGACCAACTCCAACTCCTTTACCTGCAAGATATAATTCTTTAGTACGTTTATGGCCAAGGGTTCGTCATCTACCACTATTGCTTTTAAATTCATATAACTTTCAGCTTAAGTATAACATTAAACATTTCATTTTCTTCGAAAATCGACAAATCATAATCCCCATCTTCGTATCCCAGTTCTAGCCGCTTTTTTACGTTAGAAAGTCCAATACCACCAGATCTCGTAGGAAAGTTGGTAGCCCTATCCGCATTGGGTATATTATTGCATATTTTAAAGGTCATATAACCCTCTACAACTTCAAGGTTAATACTAATCTTCATTTGACCTATGTTTTTACTTGCGCCATGTTTAAAACAATTTTCCACTAATGGTACCAAAAGCATTGGCGCTATACTACACCCATTTAGATTACCTGAAATATGAATATCGATTTTCAAGGAATCGTCAAACCGTATCCGCTCCAAATCAATATAATTCTGGATACATTCTATTTCGTTCGTTAGGTCTTGTCTTCTTTTCTTGGTTGCATATAAAAGGTATCGCATTAACTCGGATAGCTTTAAGATCACTTCTGGTGCTTTATCCGACTTTTCTAAAGTTAGGGAATAAATGTTATTTAAGGTATTGAAGAAAAAATGTGGCGAAACCTGTGAACGTAAGAATCTTAGCTCGGTCTTTAATTGCCTACGCTCCAAATCGTGTAATTTGCTACTTTCCCTTAACCAATCTATTGTTAATTTGATAGCCGTAAAAAAAGACATTACGTATACCTCCCCGATCATAGTGGTAACCGAATAGGCGAACGTTATACTATTGGTTTCCCCCTGTCCCTCTGGCATAACGTCATTACTGACCAAATAATAGGTTAGGTTGAACTTTACAAGTAACATAACTACCAATGAACCAAAAATTCCCAGGGCATAAAGCAAATACTTTTGCTTGTAGACGAATTTGGGCATTAAATAATACACATTGAAGTAGGCTAGCAACATGTGAATAGGAAAACCGATAAGATTGGTCTTTAAAGAGTAAAGAAAGTCGTTATGAATACTACTCCATCTAACAGTATTAAAAATAAAATATACCAACCAAAAGACAATATGATGCCAATATTTAATTCCATAATTAGACGAAGAATTCGTTTTGCCCAAAAATTCACCGATCTTATTATTAGCGTTCATTACAAATGTTCTACAGAGTTTTTTTGACGTTTAGCACTAGCGGAAGGTTGTTGGTCTAATTTTATTCTACATTAGAAGAAATTTCCCAACATTTTAAAATTATTTACTCTCAATACGTTCCAAAGCCATTGACCATTATCTTAGACTAAAGTACTGAAAAACCTAAGATAAAAAAGTATAACCAACAGAATGAACATTATTGATACTCTTATTATATTCCTATATGTGCTGCTTACTTTGGCCGTTGGAATATGGGTATCTAAAAAAGCATCAAAAGGTTTAAAGTCATATTTTCTTGGCGGGAATAATATTAAGTGGTATTACCTTGGACTAAGCAACGGATCGGGCATGTTTGATGTTTCCGGAACCGCTTGGATGGTAGGTTTACTCTTCCTCTATGGGGCCAAGAGCTTTATGTTCATGTGGTTATGGCCTATTTGGAATCAAATTTTCATAATGATGTTCCTGGCCGTTTGGATACGGCGTTCCAATATAATGACAGGTTCGGAATGGATTCTAACACGTTTTGGAGATGGAAAGGCAGGTAGGGCCTCTCATAGTATTGTAGCGGTATTTGCCATTGTTGCCGCAGTAGGTTTCATAGCTTACTTTTTTGAAGGTATCGGAAAATTTATGACCATCATCCTTCCATGGGATTTAGCTTTAGAAATAGGTAGCACCGCACTATTAAACTCTGAACAAAGTTATGCGCTTATAATTATTTTCTTGACTACGATCTATACCGTTAAAGGCGGCATGTTTTCCGTTGTAGCCACGGAAGTTTTACAATATGGCATTATGGTCATTGCCGGTATTTTGGTTGCCGGTTATGCATTTTTCACCGTTACGGATGTAGAAATAAACACCATCATATCCACAGAGTGGAAAAATGTATTTTTCGGAGCCCAATTAGAAACACATTGGAGCGAAAAGTTTCAGGCATTCAATAACTTAATAGATTCCGAAGGTTACAAAATGTTTGGAGCCCTAATAGGAATGACCTTATTCAAAGGTTTTTTCGCAAGTGTAGCGGGCCCAACGCCCAGTTATGATCTTCAACGGATTTTATCTACTAAATCCGTTAAAGAAGCGGCTTACATGAGCGGTTTTACAAATTTGGTACTCTTTATTCCAAGGTACCTCCTAATTGCTGGTATTGTTGTTATTGCATTAGTATTTCTTGGCCCGGTAATGGCTTCAAACCCGAATCTTAGTGGTGCGGATTTAGAGATTATTCTCCCCAAGGTCATCAATAACCATATTCCTGTAGGCATCAAGGGACTTCTTTTAGCCGGCCTTTTAGCTGCATTTATGTCTACATTCTCTGCGTTTGTAAACGCGGGACCGGCGTATATCGTTAATGATATCTACAAAAAATATTTTAAGCCACAAGCAACGGACAAACACTATGTTAAAGTAAGCCATATTGCGTCTTTCTTAATAGTTCTTCTCGGGGTTTGCATGGGTTTTTTTGCAGACTCCATTAACTCCTTAACACTATGGATCACCAGTGCGTTGTTCGGTGGTTATGTCGCTTCAAATTTCTTGAAATGGATATGGTGGCGCTTTAATGGTTGGGGATATTTTTGGGGAATGTTGGCGGGGCTCCTGATTGCCTCATTACAATTTATACTAGACCAAAATAAGGCCAATCTTACGGAAGGCTCTTTACTGTTTGATCTTTGTAATGTACATGCGATTTATCTATTTCCTATTATTTTCGGCTTTTCTCTTCTGGGTTCGTTTCTAGGCACTTTCCTAACACAACCAACGGATTTAGCTGTACTTAAGTCTTTTTACAAAAATGTTAGACCATGGGGCTTTTGGAGGCCAGTTTACGAGAGAATTAAACTAGACGGCGAGAAAATTACGCCCAATAAAGAATTCTATTGGGATATGATGAACTGTGGTATTGGAATCATATGGCAATCCAGCATGATCGTATTGCCGGTTTATTTTATGATACGGGATTACCCTAAGACCCTTATCGCCTTAGCGGTATTTTTAGCGACTTCCATAGTACTCAAATATACCTGGTTAGATAAGGTCAGGAAGATGCCCAATTAACAATCAAATACTAAACTTAAAACCAATCAAGTAGTGAATACAATACCATGGCAAGAAAAGCCAAAAGAACATACTGAAGTCCTTTGGAGATACAGCGAAAACCCTATTATTAAAAGGGATGCCATACCTACATCCAATAGTATTTTTAACAGTGCGGTAGTACCTTTCAATGAAGGGTTTGCCGGTGTTTTCAGGTGCGACAACAAAGCTGTTCAAATGAACATATTTGCCGGGTTCAGTGCCGATGGTGTCCATTGGGACATTGAACACCAACCCATCAATTTTAAAAAAGGCAATACGGATATGATTGCCTCTGATTATAAATATGACCCACGCGTTACCTTTATTGAAGACCGTTATTGGATTACTTGGTGTAACGGGTATCACGGTCCTACTATTGGCATTGGTTACACTTTTGATTTTAAGGAATTTTATCAATGTGAAAATGCATTTTTACCTTTTAACAGAAATGGCGTATTATTTCCAGAGAAAATAGACGGGAAATTTGCCATCCTGAGCAGACCAAGCGACAATGGCCACACGCCTTTCGGCGATATCTATGTAAGCTATAGTCCGGATATGAAATATTGGGGGGAGCACAGATGCGTTATGAAGGTTGCCCCTTTTACCGAGAGCGCATGGCAATGCACAAAGATAGGAGCTGGTTCCGTACCCATTCCAATCAAAGAAGGGTGGTTAATGTTCTACCACGGGGTAATAAATACCTGTAACGGCTTTCGCTATTCCATGGGTGCCGCAATCCTAGACGCCAATAAACCAGAAATTGTAAAGTACCGGACCAAACCCTATTTGTTATCTCCACAGACTACTTATGAATGTGTGGGGGATGTTCCTAACGTAGTGTTTCCCTGTGCATCTTTACATTCTCATGAAGAGGATAAAGTAGCTATTTACTATGGTGCTGCGGATACCGTTGTAGGTTTGGCATTTGGAAAATTGTCCGAAATAATAGAATTTACCAAGAAAAATAGTCTGTAAAGCGTTATGAACAACACATCCCTTAAGACTAAAAAAATAATCGCAATACTTCTATTTGCACTTTATATCGGTTCTATATCATTACTCGCACAGAACAAGCCAAATAGCTATGTAGCTCAAAAAACAACCGAGGAAATTCAGGTAGATGGAAAAATGGATGAACTCTCTTGGGAAAAAGCAAAATGGTCGGAAATTTTCAAAGATATTGAAGGGGAAAAATCCGCTACCTACAATACGCGCTTTAAAATGATTTGGGATCAGCATTATCTCTATTTTCTGGCAGAAATCAAGGAACCCCATGTTTGGGCAACCTTAAAGAAGAA
This genomic window from Maribacter sp. MJ134 contains:
- a CDS encoding LytR/AlgR family response regulator transcription factor, with product MNLKAIVVDDEPLAINVLKNYILQVKELELVATFSNAMDASSFLRDNDNDIDIMFLDINMPYLDGLEFLSTLHKKPFVIMTTAHEEHALKSFELEAIDYLVKPISLPRFLKSVDRIIGLKQGMVTSKSLRKKEKPSIFVKVDKKKLQKVYLDEIMVVESLKDYIRIITPTAKFIIHRTLSSFTDELPSDLFLRIHRSYTIAIDKVSVVEGNSVEVGGIRYTIGRSYLNDAKSRIIPNFNAG
- a CDS encoding NDP-sugar synthase, encoding MTLLLMAAGSGSRYGKLKQFDELGPKEEFLMEFAIYDAIKNDFSQIVVITKAANVTFLNDYLSARLPKNIRLDVLAQEITDLPSGVTFTGERKKPWGTAHAVWTARNVINGPFVVINADDFYGQSAYKRAADFMKSNENDYCLLGYTLKDTLSEHGSVSRGVCKVSGDNLLSVEERLKLIQKGDVVLDEDTGLEFSGEEQASMNFWVCRPSIFDKIESEFRIFLKDEDRIANSELYIPLMIQEMLQGKEINVKCIPSGSEWFGVTYASDKEKAMGSLLKKTKEGQYTSPLWN
- a CDS encoding sulfatase is translated as MLDKLTKPGRKYLLSALVLIFLTGSSIGCADKKPKQETKERPPNVVLIFTDDQGYNDVGVFGAKDIATPNLDQMAREGAMLTSYYAAQAVCSASRAGILTGCYPNRIGIHNALGPGNTHGINASETTLAEMLKAKGYATAIFGKWHLGHHEKFLPTRHGFDEWFGIPYSNDMWPYHPQQGPIFNFPDLPLYENETVIDTLEEQSQLTTQITERSVSFIKKNKDNPFFLYVPHPQPHVPLFVSDKFKGKSSRGLYGDVIMEIDWSVGQIMNELKVNNLEENTIVIFTSDNGPWLSYGNHAGSAFPLREGKGTAWEGGQREPFIIKYPKAIPAGSTIDVPVMAIDILPTLAEETGATLPEQIIDGKSVLKVLTGEENKSPQEAYFFYYRVNELFGVRYGKWKLYFPHRYRTMDGQELGKDGLPGDYRMVDMEEIELYDLAIDKSETKNVAEQNPEVVNKIKVLANNMRYRLGDALLELEGSETRMAGQLE
- a CDS encoding sensor histidine kinase; the encoded protein is MNANNKIGEFLGKTNSSSNYGIKYWHHIVFWLVYFIFNTVRWSSIHNDFLYSLKTNLIGFPIHMLLAYFNVYYLMPKFVYKQKYLLYALGIFGSLVVMLLVKFNLTYYLVSNDVMPEGQGETNSITFAYSVTTMIGEVYVMSFFTAIKLTIDWLRESSKLHDLERRQLKTELRFLRSQVSPHFFFNTLNNIYSLTLEKSDKAPEVILKLSELMRYLLYATKKRRQDLTNEIECIQNYIDLERIRFDDSLKIDIHISGNLNGCSIAPMLLVPLVENCFKHGASKNIGQMKISINLEVVEGYMTFKICNNIPNADRATNFPTRSGGIGLSNVKKRLELGYEDGDYDLSIFEENEMFNVILKLKVI
- a CDS encoding phosphotransferase enzyme family protein; the encoded protein is MELENSNYTLEELHIVLGYFSIDAASFHVKTLTAGYINDTFLVSKTDRPLYIFQRINHTVFADIDGLMQNVSSALKVLNARDYTQIKLVSTPSGQYHIKVMNGYWRLMTFIPNSTTFNTTTKATIAFEAGRIVGKFHDLLQHEKPSAYADTIPRFHDLSYRSAAFNSALENAHSSKLEIAQEDISYARTTLQKLKAIEVDKLKVRICHNDTKLNNILFSKKTNKALSLIDLDTIMKGYFFYDFGDAVRTIVNTAPEDEQDHSKITFCLDLFEAFVKGLSDNSSFLTKEELKSLPLGVVFMPFIHGLRALTDYLNNNKYYKVSYENQNLDRCRSLFSFSEKAWGNQKEIQRILASHFPALQA
- a CDS encoding tRNA1(Val) (adenine(37)-N6)-methyltransferase, yielding MSEPFRFKEFTVNQDRCAMKIGTDGVLLGAWVSVENNPSSILDIGAGTGLIALMLAQRSNADTIDAIEIDADAYEQCVDNFEASPWGDRLFCYHAGLDEMVDEIEEQYDLIVSNPPFYKEDVSSGNSSRDTARQNSSLPFDELVESISKLLSPAGIFSVVIPFKEERKFLELAHDYGLYPTRILHVKGNSISKTKRSLLEFSFTKVNPTIKELYIEIKRHEYTLEYKALTNAFYLKM
- a CDS encoding acyl-CoA dehydrogenase family protein; the protein is MRPDLFEAPDYYNLDDLLSEEHLLVRDAARQWVKRDISPIIEEYAQKAEFPNQIIDGLAEIGAFGPYIPVEYGGAGLDQISYGLIMQEIERGDSGVRSTASVQSSLVMYPIYTYGTEEQRKKYLPKLASGEMMGCFGLTEPNHGSNPGGMETKYKDMGDHYLLNGAKLWISNSPFADIAVVWAKNEEGRIHGLIVERGMEGFSTPETHNKWSLRASATGELIFDNVKVPKENLLPNKTGLGAPLGCLDSARYGIAWGAIGAAMDCYDTALRYAKERVQFGKPIAAMQLQQKKLAEMITEITKAQLLAFRLGQLKNEGSATTAQISMAKRNNVDMAIKIAREARQVLGGMGITGEYSIMRHMMNLESVITYEGTHDIHLLITGADITGHQAFK
- a CDS encoding sodium:solute symporter family protein, which encodes MNIIDTLIIFLYVLLTLAVGIWVSKKASKGLKSYFLGGNNIKWYYLGLSNGSGMFDVSGTAWMVGLLFLYGAKSFMFMWLWPIWNQIFIMMFLAVWIRRSNIMTGSEWILTRFGDGKAGRASHSIVAVFAIVAAVGFIAYFFEGIGKFMTIILPWDLALEIGSTALLNSEQSYALIIIFLTTIYTVKGGMFSVVATEVLQYGIMVIAGILVAGYAFFTVTDVEINTIISTEWKNVFFGAQLETHWSEKFQAFNNLIDSEGYKMFGALIGMTLFKGFFASVAGPTPSYDLQRILSTKSVKEAAYMSGFTNLVLFIPRYLLIAGIVVIALVFLGPVMASNPNLSGADLEIILPKVINNHIPVGIKGLLLAGLLAAFMSTFSAFVNAGPAYIVNDIYKKYFKPQATDKHYVKVSHIASFLIVLLGVCMGFFADSINSLTLWITSALFGGYVASNFLKWIWWRFNGWGYFWGMLAGLLIASLQFILDQNKANLTEGSLLFDLCNVHAIYLFPIIFGFSLLGSFLGTFLTQPTDLAVLKSFYKNVRPWGFWRPVYERIKLDGEKITPNKEFYWDMMNCGIGIIWQSSMIVLPVYFMIRDYPKTLIALAVFLATSIVLKYTWLDKVRKMPN
- a CDS encoding glycoside hydrolase family 130 protein; amino-acid sequence: MNTIPWQEKPKEHTEVLWRYSENPIIKRDAIPTSNSIFNSAVVPFNEGFAGVFRCDNKAVQMNIFAGFSADGVHWDIEHQPINFKKGNTDMIASDYKYDPRVTFIEDRYWITWCNGYHGPTIGIGYTFDFKEFYQCENAFLPFNRNGVLFPEKIDGKFAILSRPSDNGHTPFGDIYVSYSPDMKYWGEHRCVMKVAPFTESAWQCTKIGAGSVPIPIKEGWLMFYHGVINTCNGFRYSMGAAILDANKPEIVKYRTKPYLLSPQTTYECVGDVPNVVFPCASLHSHEEDKVAIYYGAADTVVGLAFGKLSEIIEFTKKNSL